ATTCAAATGTAATATTTTCTAATGAACTAAATTGATTTTTTGGCAAAAATTCTCCAATGACTGCTGAACCATCAAATGCTTTAGCTTTTTCCCAAGGCAACCCCTTGTTCTTTAATTTTTCTTGCAAGTCTCGAGCCGTAAAATCAATTCCAACACTAATTTCGTCATAATATTTGTTTGCAAATTCAGGCTCTATATACTTCCCTACTTTACTTATTTTTACGATTATTTCTATTTCATGATGAACATCTTCTGAAAATTCAGGAATTACAAACGGATGTTGCTTCAATAAAATGGCCGAATCTGGCTTCATGAAAACCACAGGCTCAGTAGGCCTTTCGTTTTGTAACTCTTCTATATGATTGGTGTAATTTCTACCGATACAGATTATTTTCATGCTTTTTAAATAAGAAAATTATAGGATTGAAAGACTAGTTTAATTTATTGTTTAGTTTTCGAAGTTTAATCGCCGTCAAAACCTTCTTGGTATATAAAGGAAAATCCGCATTTTGTATCCAACTAAAATAACCAGGCTCCGTTTCTAAAATTTTATCCACTTTCATGCCTTTATGTTTTCCAAAAGTAAAAATTTCCTCATCATCTTTATCAAAAGCTATCATTCCGGCGAAATCCGCAATTTTTTTCCTTGTTGTAAACTCTGACAATAATCTCATGTCATTTTCCAACTCTGGATATTTTTCTAACTGAGCTTTTAATATTTCATAAGTAGCCATAGTATCTGCTTCTGCTGAATGTGCATTTTCAAGACTTTTACCACAGTAAAATTTCAAAGCAGCACTTAAAGTACGCTCTTCCATTTTATGAAAAATAGTTTGAACATCTACAGAAACTCTGTTTTTCATATCAAAATCAACTCCTGCACGAAGCATTTCTTCGGCCAGCAATGGAATATCAAAACGATCTGAATTAAAACCTGCTAAATCACTGTCCTTAATCATAGCGTAAACCTGAGGCGCTAATTCATTAAAAGTAGGTTCATTCGCAACTTTCTCATCACTTATTCCGTGAATTGCTGTTGATTGTGGAGGAATTGGGATAGTAGGATTTACTAACCAAGTTTTACTTTCTTTGTTTCCGTTTGGAAAAACTTTGAATATTGATATTTCTACTATTCTATCTTTTCCAATATCAATTCCTGTTGTTTCAAGATCAAAAAAGCAAATTGGTTTGTTGAGTTTCAGTTCCATTTTTAATTTTAATAAGATTACAAATATATAGATTTGGTTTTATTTCATTTAAGGTTTAAAGTATAAAGTTCCAGAAAACCTCAAAAAAAGAAAACCCGATTGATTTTTGAAAATCAATCGGGTTTTTATTGTAATTATAAACTTTTAAACATCTCGATTCACGTCAAAAGCCTCTAAATATTCGGCTACTCTCTTTACGAAACTACCTCCTAGTGCTCCATCAACAACACGATGATCGTAACTATGAGATAGGAACATTTTTTGACGAATACCTATAAAATCTCCTTCTGGAGTTTCAATAACAGCAGGCATTTTACGAATAGCTCCAAGAGCTAAAATCCCTACTTGTGGTTGATTGATAATTGGCGTTCCAAAAACACTACCAAAAGTCCCCACATTAGTTACCGTATAGGTTCCTCCTTGTGTATCGTCTGGTTTAAGTTTACCCATTTTGGCACGGTTTCCTAAATCATTTACTGCTTTTGCCATTCCAACCAAATTCAATTGGTCAGCATTTCTAATAACTGGAACAATTAAGTTCCCATTTGGCAAAGCGGCTGCCATTCCCAAATTGATATTTTTCTTTTTAATAATATAATCTCCTTCAACAGAAATATTCATTCCTGGAAAATCTTTTAGCGCTTTTGCAACTGCTTCCATAAATATAGGAGTATAGGTCAACTTTTCGCCTTCACGCTTTTCGAATGAAACTTTATGTTTTTCTCTCCATTTTACAATATTCGTCACATCAACTTCTATAAAAGACTGAACATGTGCTGATGTTTGAATTGAAGCTACCATGTAACCAGAAATCAGCTTACGCATTCTGTCCATTTCTATCATTTCATCACCACCACTTATAGATACTGGAGCTGCCGTTTGACTAATAGGCGTTACGGATTCAATCACTTTTGGCGATTCAACCGATTTTCCTGAGTTAACTAAACTTTGGTTTCCTCTATTTTGAACATATTCTAAAATATCATTTTTAGTAACTCTTCCTTCTTTACCGGTACCTAAAATTGATTCTAATTCAGCCAAAGAAACTCCTTCTTCTTTTGCAATATTTTTAACTAATGGCGATAAGAATTTTTCCGATTCAGCAAAGTTTACTGGAGCGGCAACACTTTCTTTTACAGAAGCAACTGATTTTTCAATTACTTCTACTTCAACAGGAGCTACTTCCTGGCTTGGAGCCAAAACCTGACTATCTCCTTCGGTCTCAATAATAGCAATAGTTTGACCTACTTGAACTAAATCATCTTTTCCAAACAATTGTTCTACTAAAACACCTGAAACTTCACTAGGAACTTCGCTATCAACTTTATCTGTAGCAATTTCAAGTACCGCTTCATCCGCTTCAATTTTGTCACCAACTTGTTTCAACCAATTTGTGATGGTTGCTTCCGCAACACTTTCTCCCATCTTAGGAAGTTTTAATTCAAATCTTGCCATATTGTTAACCTAAAAGGTGTTTTTGATTTTCTGCTTGCGAAATTACTAAATATTTTGCGTCCAAATTAAATTTAATGCAATTTATTAATCAATTTGAATAATCTCTCCTCTATCATTGTTCGAATTACTTCCAATTAAAAAATGAGTATTTTTAGGCACTATCTTAAAAGTAATTCCCTTGCTTCGTGACTTCTTTTTTAAAATGTCTAAAACGGATATAATTTCTTTAAAAGAAAGGAATTCATTATCTAAAATAATTTCCGTTTCCGAACTAAAATTAAACAAGGACGAAATTACCATTTTTTCTGTTTTCAAGTCGTGAAATGATACTTTTTTTTGAAAAATCAAAGCCAATTTATCCGCTAAATCTTTATTAGCCGAACAAAGAAGATATTGCTTAGGAGAAATCTTGATTCTAGAATGTCCTTGAAACATTTTTAGAAAAGAAAAAAAAACTATTCCTATTTGCATAAAAAACGAAAATAAAACGGATTCCAAACCATTAGAACTAAAATGCTTTTTGTAGAAAAACTGCATTGCCTCTTGAAAACGTCTTACATACACATCATCCTTAACCGTGCTTTCTCCTTTATAATGTAGTATCGTTGTTTCATGAAAATAATAATTTGGTTTCCCTTTTTGCAAAATCCTGTATGACAAATCAATATCGTCTGAATACATAAAACAATCTTCATCAAATCCACCTACTTCAAGATACAAATCGCGTTTCAGAAACATAAAGGCTCCAACTAGAATTTCAACTTTCCCTGTTTGATTTTCATTTAGATGTTGGGCATAATATCTTCCAAATATTTTTGATTTTGGAAAAATCCTGTACAAACCCATCATTTTAGTGAATGCAACCCAAGGAGTCGGAATTCCTCTTTTACTTTCTGGCAGAAAATTACCCGTTCCGTCGATGAGTTTTACTCCTACAATTCCTAAATTGGATTGCTTTTTGGCGAAAGCCAGTACTTTAATAAATGTATCCTCTGCAACAACAGTATCTGGATTGAGTATGCAAACATATTCGCCTTTAGCTTCCGCTACACCTATGTTATTCCCTTTTGGAAAACCTAAATTCTCTTTGCTTTCAATGAGTTTAATATTCGGAAAACGTTGCTTCATCATACGGCAACTATCATCGGGGGAAGCATTATCAACAACAATAATCTCTGCATCAATAGACTCCAAAGCATTTTGAACACTTAAGACACATTGCTCTAAAAAATAGCGGACATTATAATTCAGTATGATGACAGATAATTGCATTTTTCAAAGATATATTTTAAGATACAAACAGACAAAGGATGAAAGTAACAAAGTTTCACTTCAAAAGATTACTTTTGCAAAAAAATTAGCCCTGTGAATTACTTATCTGTTGAAAATATCTCGAAATCTTTTGGTGAGAGAACCCTTTTTGAAAATATTTCTTTTGGAATTAATAAAGACCAAAAAATTGCTTTCATAGCCAAAAACGGCTCGGGAAAAACCTGTATCATGAAAATTATCAATGGCGAAGATGAGCCAGATACAGGACAGGTTGTACTTCGTAAGGAAA
Above is a window of Flavobacterium sp. 123 DNA encoding:
- a CDS encoding fumarylacetoacetate hydrolase family protein yields the protein MKIICIGRNYTNHIEELQNERPTEPVVFMKPDSAILLKQHPFVIPEFSEDVHHEIEIIVKISKVGKYIEPEFANKYYDEISVGIDFTARDLQEKLKNKGLPWEKAKAFDGSAVIGEFLPKNQFSSLENITFELKTNNTTVQKSNSSFMLWKIDELISYVSQFFTLKIGDIIFTGTPEGVAAVKPNDVLEGYLEGQKLFRIQVK
- a CDS encoding 3'-5' exonuclease, whose amino-acid sequence is MELKLNKPICFFDLETTGIDIGKDRIVEISIFKVFPNGNKESKTWLVNPTIPIPPQSTAIHGISDEKVANEPTFNELAPQVYAMIKDSDLAGFNSDRFDIPLLAEEMLRAGVDFDMKNRVSVDVQTIFHKMEERTLSAALKFYCGKSLENAHSAEADTMATYEILKAQLEKYPELENDMRLLSEFTTRKKIADFAGMIAFDKDDEEIFTFGKHKGMKVDKILETEPGYFSWIQNADFPLYTKKVLTAIKLRKLNNKLN
- a CDS encoding dihydrolipoamide acetyltransferase family protein; protein product: MARFELKLPKMGESVAEATITNWLKQVGDKIEADEAVLEIATDKVDSEVPSEVSGVLVEQLFGKDDLVQVGQTIAIIETEGDSQVLAPSQEVAPVEVEVIEKSVASVKESVAAPVNFAESEKFLSPLVKNIAKEEGVSLAELESILGTGKEGRVTKNDILEYVQNRGNQSLVNSGKSVESPKVIESVTPISQTAAPVSISGGDEMIEMDRMRKLISGYMVASIQTSAHVQSFIEVDVTNIVKWREKHKVSFEKREGEKLTYTPIFMEAVAKALKDFPGMNISVEGDYIIKKKNINLGMAAALPNGNLIVPVIRNADQLNLVGMAKAVNDLGNRAKMGKLKPDDTQGGTYTVTNVGTFGSVFGTPIINQPQVGILALGAIRKMPAVIETPEGDFIGIRQKMFLSHSYDHRVVDGALGGSFVKRVAEYLEAFDVNRDV
- a CDS encoding glycosyltransferase family 2 protein, producing the protein MQLSVIILNYNVRYFLEQCVLSVQNALESIDAEIIVVDNASPDDSCRMMKQRFPNIKLIESKENLGFPKGNNIGVAEAKGEYVCILNPDTVVAEDTFIKVLAFAKKQSNLGIVGVKLIDGTGNFLPESKRGIPTPWVAFTKMMGLYRIFPKSKIFGRYYAQHLNENQTGKVEILVGAFMFLKRDLYLEVGGFDEDCFMYSDDIDLSYRILQKGKPNYYFHETTILHYKGESTVKDDVYVRRFQEAMQFFYKKHFSSNGLESVLFSFFMQIGIVFFSFLKMFQGHSRIKISPKQYLLCSANKDLADKLALIFQKKVSFHDLKTEKMVISSLFNFSSETEIILDNEFLSFKEIISVLDILKKKSRSKGITFKIVPKNTHFLIGSNSNNDRGEIIQID